From a single Gemmatimonadaceae bacterium genomic region:
- a CDS encoding glycosyltransferase, producing MTSGPQLSLIIPAYNAGAQLAGTLAALDEFRASAPVSVEVVLVDDCSTDGETAEALVRYAQARERVRVLRNPVNRGKGYAVARGMIVATGAYRVFTDFDLAYPLSQTLKILAALEAGKDVAIACRVLPESRYVMSPSFFHYLYTRHLMSRAFNAAVRVLLLRDTLDTQAGLKGFTAAAAQAIFTRTTIAGFGFDVETLYIARRLGLSVAQVAVDFRYDEEPTTVHFVRDSMRMARDLVRIRWHGWTSRYLDTAGTFDLEAPDAASDGSPLTAAAAAAVDASARAS from the coding sequence ATGACGTCCGGCCCCCAGCTCTCGCTCATCATCCCGGCGTACAACGCCGGCGCTCAACTCGCAGGAACTCTGGCCGCGCTCGACGAGTTCCGCGCGTCGGCGCCGGTGTCGGTGGAAGTCGTGTTGGTGGACGACTGCAGCACCGACGGCGAGACGGCCGAGGCGTTGGTGCGCTACGCGCAGGCGCGCGAGCGGGTGCGCGTGCTGCGCAATCCGGTGAATCGGGGCAAGGGATACGCCGTGGCGCGCGGGATGATCGTTGCGACCGGCGCGTACCGCGTGTTCACGGACTTCGATCTCGCGTACCCGCTGTCGCAGACGCTGAAGATCCTGGCGGCGCTGGAGGCCGGCAAGGACGTGGCGATCGCGTGCCGGGTGCTGCCCGAGTCGCGGTACGTGATGAGCCCGAGCTTCTTCCACTATCTGTACACGCGCCATCTGATGAGCCGGGCGTTCAACGCGGCGGTCCGGGTGCTGTTGCTGCGCGACACGCTCGATACGCAGGCGGGGCTGAAGGGATTCACCGCCGCGGCGGCCCAGGCGATCTTCACGCGCACGACGATCGCCGGCTTCGGGTTCGACGTGGAGACGCTGTACATCGCGCGCCGCCTGGGGCTGTCGGTGGCGCAGGTCGCGGTGGATTTCCGCTATGACGAAGAACCGACGACGGTGCACTTCGTGCGCGATTCGATGCGGATGGCGCGGGATCTGGTGAGGATCCGCTGGCACGGCTGGACCTCCCGCTATCTCGACACGGCGGGCACGTTCGACCTCGAGGCGCCGGACGCGGCATCGGACGGCTCGCCGTTGACCGCAGCCGCGGCGGCGGCCGTCGACGCGTCCGCTCGCGCGTCGTAA
- a CDS encoding ChbG/HpnK family deacetylase, protein MGAPRPLLIVNADDFGLTESVNRGIIEAHDAGVVTSTSMMVNMPGWEDALERLRPRRAMLGVGLHLNLIAGRPLTHAPSLTDANTGNFHSFRSLAWRAAFGLVRLVEVQGECAAQLSRMVMARVRVTHVDSHRHTHCFPGFFTAARNAARLVGVRVIRVPREPMAAGPQRAAVRLKKRLLDAGVWASGARGDDVRAEFFGVSLQNSPAFLDGVLARLDALPAGPSELAVHPGYSSPELAALDAYTDVRERELRALTSPELRARLARGDIALGHFGML, encoded by the coding sequence GTGGGCGCGCCCCGTCCGCTGCTGATCGTCAACGCCGACGATTTCGGCCTCACGGAGAGCGTCAACCGTGGGATCATCGAAGCGCACGACGCCGGCGTGGTGACGTCCACGTCGATGATGGTCAACATGCCGGGGTGGGAGGACGCCCTGGAACGGCTGCGCCCCAGGCGCGCCATGCTCGGCGTGGGGCTTCACCTGAACCTGATCGCCGGCCGGCCGCTCACGCACGCGCCGTCGCTCACCGATGCGAACACGGGGAACTTCCACTCGTTCCGATCGCTGGCCTGGCGCGCCGCGTTCGGCCTGGTGCGTCTGGTGGAGGTGCAGGGCGAGTGCGCGGCGCAGTTGAGCCGGATGGTGATGGCGCGCGTGCGGGTGACGCACGTGGACAGCCACCGCCACACGCACTGTTTTCCCGGATTCTTCACCGCCGCGCGCAATGCCGCGCGGCTGGTGGGAGTGCGGGTGATCCGCGTGCCGCGCGAGCCGATGGCGGCGGGCCCGCAGCGCGCCGCCGTCCGCCTCAAGAAGCGGCTGCTCGATGCCGGCGTGTGGGCCAGTGGGGCGCGTGGCGACGACGTGCGGGCCGAGTTCTTCGGCGTGTCGCTGCAGAATTCGCCGGCATTCCTGGACGGCGTGTTGGCGCGCCTCGATGCGTTGCCCGCCGGGCCGAGCGAACTCGCGGTGCATCCGGGATACTCGTCGCCGGAACTGGCGGCGTTGGATGCCTACACCGACGTGCGCGAGCGCGAACTGCGCGCCCTCACCTCGCCCGAGCTACGCGCCCGCCTGGCCCGCGGCGACATCGCGCTCGGGCACTTCGGCATGCTCTGA
- a CDS encoding MFS transporter: protein MRAFRTPTIARALGHRNYRLFFSGQIVSLTGSWITRIATSWLVYRLTGSPLLLGLVGFAGQIPTLVMAPFTGVLVDRWNRHRILVITQTLSMLQSLALAVLALAHVITVTEILALQLAQGMINAFDTPARQAFVIQMVDDRNDLSNAIALNSTMVNASRIVGPAIGGMLIAAFGEGWCFLVDAVSYFAVIVSLIAMRVSRERPPRASTHLLEELRDGFRYVSGSAPMRGVLLLLALVSTMGMPYMVLMPAVASKILHGGPHTLGFLMTAAGVGALCGALYLASRTSVVGLGRVIAVAACTFGAGIVAFSLSRALWLSLLLLPLAGAGLMVTMASTNTLLQTLVEERMRGRVMAFYAMSFQGTAPIGSLIAGFVAERIGVPATLMLGGTACVLGGGAFALWLPRFRAHVRPIYIARGILPPTGPAPAA from the coding sequence GTGAGGGCGTTCCGCACCCCCACGATCGCCCGCGCGCTCGGGCATCGGAACTACCGCCTGTTCTTCAGCGGGCAGATCGTCTCGCTCACCGGCTCGTGGATCACGCGGATCGCCACGAGCTGGCTCGTCTACCGGCTCACCGGCTCGCCCCTGCTGCTCGGCCTCGTGGGATTCGCCGGCCAGATCCCGACCCTCGTCATGGCGCCGTTCACCGGCGTGCTCGTCGACCGCTGGAACCGGCACCGCATCCTCGTCATCACGCAGACGCTGTCGATGCTGCAGTCGCTGGCCCTGGCCGTGCTCGCCCTCGCCCACGTCATCACCGTCACCGAGATCCTGGCCCTGCAACTGGCGCAGGGGATGATCAATGCGTTCGACACGCCGGCCCGCCAGGCGTTCGTGATCCAGATGGTGGACGACCGCAACGATCTCTCCAACGCGATCGCGCTCAATTCGACGATGGTGAACGCCAGCCGCATCGTCGGCCCGGCCATCGGCGGCATGTTGATCGCCGCGTTCGGCGAGGGCTGGTGCTTCCTGGTGGACGCCGTGTCGTACTTCGCCGTCATCGTGTCGCTGATCGCGATGCGCGTGTCGCGCGAGCGGCCGCCCCGCGCGAGCACGCACCTGCTCGAGGAACTGCGCGACGGCTTCCGCTACGTGTCGGGCTCCGCCCCCATGCGCGGCGTGCTCCTGCTGCTGGCGCTGGTGAGCACGATGGGCATGCCTTACATGGTGCTGATGCCGGCCGTGGCATCGAAGATCCTCCACGGCGGGCCGCACACGCTGGGCTTCCTGATGACGGCCGCCGGGGTGGGCGCCCTCTGCGGCGCGCTCTACCTCGCGTCCCGCACGTCGGTCGTCGGCCTCGGGCGCGTGATCGCCGTGGCCGCGTGCACCTTCGGGGCCGGCATCGTGGCGTTCTCGCTGTCGCGGGCCCTCTGGCTGTCGCTCCTCCTCCTGCCGCTGGCCGGCGCCGGGTTGATGGTGACCATGGCCTCCACCAACACGCTGCTGCAGACCCTGGTCGAGGAGCGTATGCGCGGCCGCGTCATGGCGTTCTACGCGATGTCGTTCCAGGGCACAGCCCCCATCGGCAGTCTGATCGCCGGGTTCGTGGCCGAACGCATCGGCGTGCCGGCCACGCTCATGCTGGGCGGCACGGCCTGCGTGCTCGGCGGCGGCGCGTTCGCCCTCTGGCTGCCACGGTTCCGCGCCCACGTCCGCCCGATCTACATCGCGCGGGGGATTCTGCCCCCCACCGGGCCCGCCCCCGCCGCCTGA
- a CDS encoding hydrolase → MVANANPMRHNDVRSHMMSSLDLDPATTALVLIDLQRGITSTSTAPHPASEVIERARALAARFRARRALVVLVRVDPGPNGELFPNAPVDAPRPPRSGPMPADWTEIVPALGPEPGDIVVTKHQPGAFFGTDLDVQLRRRGVRTIVIGGISTNVGVEATARVAYESGYALVFVEDAMAAREADLHTHAVTRFFPTIGRVRSTADVLAALE, encoded by the coding sequence ATGGTCGCCAATGCTAACCCCATGCGGCACAACGACGTGCGGAGCCACATGATGTCCTCGCTCGACCTCGATCCGGCCACCACCGCGCTCGTGCTCATCGACCTGCAGCGCGGTATCACGTCCACGTCGACCGCGCCCCACCCCGCGAGCGAGGTGATCGAGCGCGCGCGCGCGCTGGCCGCGCGGTTCCGTGCCCGCCGCGCGCTGGTCGTGCTGGTGCGCGTGGACCCTGGCCCCAACGGCGAGCTGTTTCCCAACGCGCCCGTGGACGCGCCGCGCCCGCCCCGGTCCGGTCCGATGCCCGCCGACTGGACGGAGATCGTGCCCGCGCTCGGCCCCGAGCCGGGCGACATCGTGGTCACCAAGCACCAGCCAGGCGCATTCTTCGGCACCGACCTCGACGTGCAGCTCCGCCGCCGCGGCGTGCGCACCATCGTCATCGGCGGCATCTCCACCAACGTCGGCGTCGAGGCCACGGCCCGTGTCGCATACGAATCGGGGTATGCGCTGGTGTTCGTGGAAGACGCGATGGCGGCGCGCGAAGCCGATCTCCATACGCACGCCGTGACCCGGTTCTTCCCCACCATCGGGCGCGTGCGGTCCACAGCCGACGTCCTGGCCGCGCTGGAGTGA
- a CDS encoding glycosyltransferase family 87 protein, whose amino-acid sequence MAIAQDSTAHPHDRRDRVLTGLMRAAWIAAVAVVTVQGIFHPRNNFLIFRGAWDHLVHGQNLYAPGQGYQDLFKYSPSFAFLFAPFAVVPFGLGYFLWTALNAGLLYVAIGRLLPPRPALVVRAIVFFDMLGSLQNAQSNALVTALIVLAFTELARRRQFAAAVSVAVGTAVKIFPIAAGVFLMFHPRRARFVGLCVLAGAAVALAPLLVVPARTLAAQYQGWRAVESHDAPDRMFSIMQQVHLWLHVDWPNWPQQLAGVAILMLPLAARRDRLDDPTFQRLFLASLLIFCVLFNHQAESPTFVLALCGVGIWFASTPATAWNRALLAFVLLGTTAVNSSLMPATLRRDFFAPYYFKTIPIFVVWLALQVLLLRSGSEHAEVPERDVAAGQAGA is encoded by the coding sequence GTGGCAATCGCTCAGGACTCCACCGCCCACCCCCACGACCGCCGCGACCGCGTCCTGACCGGGCTCATGCGCGCCGCCTGGATCGCGGCCGTGGCGGTGGTCACCGTGCAGGGCATCTTCCACCCCCGCAACAACTTCCTGATCTTCCGCGGGGCCTGGGACCACCTCGTGCACGGGCAGAACCTGTACGCGCCCGGCCAGGGATATCAGGATTTATTCAAGTACAGTCCGAGCTTCGCCTTCCTGTTCGCGCCGTTCGCGGTGGTGCCGTTTGGGCTCGGCTATTTCCTGTGGACCGCCCTCAACGCCGGCCTGCTGTACGTCGCCATCGGGCGCCTCCTCCCCCCGCGCCCGGCGCTGGTGGTGCGGGCCATCGTGTTCTTCGACATGCTGGGCTCCCTCCAGAACGCGCAGAGCAATGCGCTGGTCACGGCCCTCATCGTGCTCGCGTTCACCGAACTGGCGCGGCGGCGGCAATTCGCGGCGGCGGTCAGCGTGGCCGTGGGCACGGCGGTCAAGATCTTCCCGATCGCGGCCGGCGTGTTTCTCATGTTCCATCCGCGGCGCGCGCGGTTCGTGGGGCTGTGCGTGCTGGCCGGCGCCGCCGTGGCCCTGGCCCCGCTGCTCGTCGTGCCGGCCCGCACGCTCGCCGCGCAATACCAGGGGTGGCGCGCCGTCGAATCGCACGACGCGCCCGATCGCATGTTCTCGATCATGCAGCAGGTGCACCTCTGGCTGCACGTCGACTGGCCCAACTGGCCGCAGCAGCTGGCGGGCGTGGCGATCCTCATGCTCCCGCTCGCCGCGCGCCGCGACCGGCTGGACGACCCCACGTTCCAGCGGCTGTTCCTCGCCTCGCTGCTCATCTTCTGCGTGCTGTTCAACCACCAGGCCGAGAGCCCGACGTTCGTCCTCGCGCTCTGCGGCGTGGGCATATGGTTCGCCTCGACGCCAGCGACGGCGTGGAACCGCGCCCTGCTCGCCTTCGTGCTGCTCGGCACGACCGCGGTGAACAGCAGCCTGATGCCCGCCACGCTGCGGCGCGACTTCTTCGCCCCCTACTATTTCAAGACGATCCCGATCTTCGTCGTGTGGCTGGCCCTGCAGGTGCTCCTGCTGCGGTCCGGCTCAGAGCATGCCGAAGTGCCCGAGCGCGATGTCGCCGCGGGCCAGGCGGGCGCGTAG
- a CDS encoding sigma-70 family RNA polymerase sigma factor, with translation MGGIPARPGPWFELWSVGTNTAKADHGDRGDNAAPDRPPNPVQEERQLVARIRNGDREAYGSLVERHLARALALSIRILHHREDAEDLTQDAFLAALEHLDAFDAERPFWPWLARILVNRGLDLAAARSVRATEPLPDDVFDPAQSPADAAERAEILARFRHELALLPPRRKLIMQLFELDGYTVAELAELLESSPATIRWHLHAARRQLRKALSPFRGEGS, from the coding sequence TTGGGGGGGATTCCCGCCCGTCCGGGTCCGTGGTTCGAGCTCTGGAGCGTTGGAACGAATACGGCAAAAGCAGACCACGGCGACCGCGGCGATAACGCCGCGCCAGATCGCCCACCAAACCCAGTCCAGGAAGAACGCCAACTCGTTGCGCGCATTCGCAACGGGGACCGTGAGGCCTATGGGTCGCTCGTCGAGCGCCACCTCGCCCGTGCGCTCGCGCTGAGCATCCGCATCCTCCACCACCGGGAGGACGCGGAGGATCTCACGCAGGACGCCTTCCTCGCCGCGCTCGAACATCTCGACGCGTTCGATGCCGAGCGCCCGTTCTGGCCCTGGCTGGCGCGCATCCTGGTGAATCGCGGACTGGATCTCGCGGCGGCGCGCTCCGTGCGCGCCACCGAGCCCTTGCCCGACGACGTATTCGATCCCGCCCAGAGCCCGGCCGACGCGGCCGAACGCGCCGAGATCCTCGCGCGGTTCCGTCACGAACTGGCGCTGCTGCCCCCGCGCCGCAAGCTGATCATGCAACTGTTCGAACTGGACGGATACACGGTAGCCGAGTTGGCCGAGCTGCTGGAATCCTCGCCGGCTACCATCCGCTGGCATCTGCACGCGGCGCGCCGTCAGTTGCGCAAGGCGCTGTCGCCCTTTCGTGGAGAAGGTTCATGA
- a CDS encoding insulinase family protein: MPSIISRRVVRAALLGLVAAAPLAAQQAAAPDLVREASVEGIIAYRIPANGLRVLLYPDQTKPQTLVNVTYLVGSREEGYGETGMAHLLEHLMVKGTTAHADIAKELETRGVEYNASTSFDRTNYFELFAAADTTLDWTLAMEADRMVHSRIARADLDQEMTVVRNEFESGENSPTLVTIKRVLGSAYLFHAYGRLPIGSRSDIENVPIDRLQAFYRRYYQPDNAVLLIAGKFDTTRALALVRRYFAPIARPARVLEPTYTVEPTQDGEREVWVRRAGAEQDLVAFFHTPAASSGDAAAVDVLQHVLVDAPSGRLYKALVLTKKASAVNALPLQLHDPGGLMLIATLRTEDTLPAARSAMLEALHAIATTQPPTVEEVDRAKGAIASAYALALNNTAGVGLALSDWMGVGDWRLFFLHRDQVGKVTPADVQRVAQAYLKPSNRTLGFFVPAAQPDRAEIPAAPDIAKLVQGYTGQAVAATGEAFDPSPANIMAHTTHFTTGAGLKVALLAKKTRGESVNAMLTLRFGDEKTLQHRGDAVSMAAAMLMRGTTKHTRQQLTDSLNVLKSRLSMSGNGNYVAVTIQSTRQNLPAVLSLADEILRMPAFDSTEYSALISQQIAAIESASKEPTALAINAMQRKFSRYPAGDPRYAGSMDEELADLRALSLADVRRAYVDFFGAGTGEAAVVGDFDADAVRAQLDTMFAGWRTRNPYAVMRNVLFPIDGTRERIDTPDKANAMFVAGTDFPLSDHDPDYAAMQLANYMMGGGVLTSRLTQRIRVKDGLSYATQSIFVADSRVPLGQFIAIAIHAPQNGDRVTRDFFDEIDSARAGGFTAAELEKARTGLLESNRLMRSQDGALAGQLVTDMLLGRTMQFQADNEQQIRSATLAQVNAAFRKYIDPAKIAVVWAGDESKAKAGPPKP, encoded by the coding sequence ATGCCGTCAATAATATCGCGTCGTGTCGTCCGCGCCGCCCTCCTCGGGCTCGTCGCGGCCGCCCCCCTGGCCGCCCAGCAGGCGGCCGCCCCCGATCTGGTGCGCGAGGCATCGGTGGAGGGGATCATCGCCTACCGCATCCCCGCCAACGGGCTCCGGGTGCTGCTCTATCCCGATCAGACCAAGCCGCAGACCCTGGTGAACGTCACCTACCTGGTGGGATCGCGCGAGGAAGGGTACGGCGAGACGGGCATGGCGCATCTGCTCGAGCACCTGATGGTCAAGGGGACCACGGCGCATGCCGACATCGCGAAGGAGCTGGAAACGCGCGGCGTCGAGTACAACGCCAGCACGTCGTTCGACCGCACCAACTACTTCGAGCTGTTCGCCGCCGCCGACACGACGCTCGACTGGACGCTGGCGATGGAAGCCGACCGGATGGTGCACAGCCGCATCGCCAGGGCCGACCTCGATCAGGAGATGACGGTCGTCCGCAACGAGTTCGAGAGCGGGGAGAACAGCCCCACGCTGGTGACGATCAAGCGCGTGCTGGGCAGCGCGTACCTGTTCCATGCCTACGGCCGGTTGCCCATCGGGTCGCGGTCCGACATCGAGAACGTGCCGATCGACCGCCTGCAGGCGTTCTACCGGCGCTACTACCAGCCCGACAACGCCGTGCTGCTCATTGCCGGCAAGTTCGACACCACGCGCGCGCTGGCGCTGGTGCGCCGGTACTTCGCGCCGATCGCGCGGCCGGCGCGGGTGCTCGAGCCCACGTACACCGTGGAACCGACCCAGGACGGCGAGCGCGAGGTGTGGGTGCGCCGCGCCGGGGCCGAGCAGGACCTGGTGGCGTTCTTCCACACGCCGGCCGCATCGAGCGGCGACGCGGCGGCGGTGGACGTGCTGCAGCACGTGCTGGTGGACGCGCCGTCGGGCCGGCTGTACAAGGCCCTGGTGCTCACGAAGAAGGCGAGCGCGGTGAACGCGCTCCCGCTCCAGTTGCACGATCCGGGCGGCCTGATGCTCATCGCCACGCTGAGAACGGAGGACACGCTCCCGGCGGCGCGCTCGGCGATGCTCGAGGCGCTCCACGCGATCGCGACCACGCAGCCCCCCACCGTTGAAGAGGTGGACCGGGCCAAGGGCGCCATTGCCAGCGCGTACGCGCTGGCGCTCAACAACACGGCCGGGGTGGGGCTCGCCCTGTCGGACTGGATGGGCGTGGGCGACTGGCGGCTGTTCTTCCTGCACCGCGACCAGGTGGGCAAGGTCACGCCGGCCGACGTGCAGCGCGTGGCGCAGGCGTACCTCAAGCCGTCCAACCGCACGCTGGGGTTCTTCGTTCCCGCGGCGCAGCCCGACCGCGCGGAGATCCCGGCGGCGCCCGACATCGCGAAGCTGGTGCAGGGCTACACGGGCCAGGCCGTGGCAGCCACCGGGGAGGCGTTCGATCCGTCGCCGGCCAACATCATGGCGCATACGACGCATTTCACCACCGGGGCCGGCCTCAAGGTGGCGCTGCTCGCCAAGAAGACGCGCGGCGAGAGCGTGAACGCCATGCTCACGCTCCGGTTCGGCGACGAGAAGACGCTGCAGCATCGCGGCGACGCGGTCTCGATGGCGGCGGCGATGCTCATGCGCGGCACCACGAAGCACACGCGCCAGCAACTCACCGACTCCCTCAACGTGCTCAAATCGCGCCTGTCGATGAGCGGCAACGGCAATTACGTGGCGGTGACCATCCAGTCCACGCGCCAGAACCTGCCGGCCGTGCTGTCGCTGGCCGACGAGATCCTGCGGATGCCGGCGTTCGATTCCACGGAATACTCGGCGCTCATCAGCCAGCAGATCGCGGCCATCGAATCGGCGTCCAAGGAGCCGACTGCGCTGGCCATCAACGCGATGCAGCGGAAGTTCTCGCGCTATCCCGCCGGCGACCCGCGCTACGCGGGCTCGATGGACGAGGAGCTGGCCGATCTGCGCGCGCTCTCGCTGGCCGACGTGCGCCGGGCGTACGTCGATTTCTTCGGCGCCGGCACGGGCGAGGCGGCGGTGGTCGGCGACTTCGATGCCGACGCGGTGCGCGCCCAGCTCGACACGATGTTCGCCGGCTGGAGGACCCGTAATCCCTACGCGGTCATGCGCAACGTGCTGTTCCCGATCGATGGCACGCGCGAGCGCATCGACACGCCGGACAAGGCCAACGCGATGTTCGTGGCGGGCACCGATTTCCCGCTGTCCGATCACGACCCGGACTACGCGGCGATGCAGCTGGCCAACTACATGATGGGGGGCGGCGTGCTCACCTCCCGTCTCACCCAGCGCATCCGCGTCAAGGACGGCCTGAGCTACGCCACGCAGTCCATCTTCGTGGCCGATTCACGCGTGCCGCTGGGGCAGTTCATCGCCATCGCCATCCACGCGCCGCAGAACGGCGACCGGGTCACGCGGGATTTCTTCGACGAGATCGACAGCGCGCGCGCCGGTGGATTCACCGCCGCCGAACTGGAGAAGGCGCGGACGGGACTGCTCGAGTCCAACCGCCTCATGCGGTCGCAGGACGGCGCGCTCGCCGGGCAGCTGGTGACCGACATGCTGCTCGGGCGGACGATGCAGTTCCAGGCGGACAACGAACAGCAGATCCGGTCCGCGACGCTCGCCCAGGTGAACGCGGCGTTCCGCAAGTACATTGATCCGGCGAAGATCGCCGTGGTCTGGGCGGGTGACGAGTCGAAGGCGAAAGCGGGGCCGCCCAAACCCTAG